A single region of the Thermoplasmata archaeon genome encodes:
- a CDS encoding FAD-binding oxidoreductase has translation MQTRAVKWWGWGWDDRSRPVEGHPALWAYLQTRLKIDPRIHRPVPPIDSVRIPPSLLSPDAIAELEKLVGEGNVSLEPRDRIAHALGRSYKDLVRLRSGMLLRAPDAVLFPEDEGAVGATLELARRRRYALVPFGGGTSVVGGVEPLADGTYAASLTLDLRRMHRVKAIDEHSGLVVAEPGIRGPLLEEALAAKSLTLGHFPQSWEFSTLGGWIATRAAGGMSNRYGRIDDLVVGLRLVAPARTLEVRPLPGQDHGPDLKELILGSEGILGVITEATVRAHPLPAAREFASRLFHTFEEGMAALRAMAREDALPDMTYLSDEEETRFLAAEAGVGPTGGGGAAGLGLKILSARGYQIDQGSLLLMAFEGSAERVAHRQQRALRLAQPAASLGAGPAKRWYAERFETPYLRDSLLDHGILVDTVETAASWSNLMGVYQAGGKALQTAIWEHAGAGLVLCHISHVYPDGASLYFTFFGTARQGQEVAQWEAIKDAVTVAFVEAGGALSHHHGIGADYAPYLGRVVGEDGLLVLRALKRELDPEGIMNPGKLVGAR, from the coding sequence ATGCAGACCCGGGCCGTGAAGTGGTGGGGCTGGGGGTGGGATGACCGCTCGCGACCCGTGGAAGGGCACCCAGCGCTCTGGGCGTACCTCCAGACGCGGCTCAAGATCGACCCGCGGATCCACCGGCCCGTGCCGCCCATCGATTCGGTTCGCATCCCGCCCTCCCTCCTGTCTCCGGACGCAATCGCGGAACTCGAGAAGCTCGTCGGCGAGGGCAACGTCTCCCTCGAGCCGCGAGACCGAATCGCGCATGCCCTCGGACGGAGCTACAAGGATCTCGTGCGTCTCAGGAGCGGCATGCTCCTCCGCGCCCCGGACGCGGTCCTGTTTCCCGAAGACGAGGGCGCGGTGGGCGCGACCCTTGAGCTCGCGCGCCGGCGGCGTTACGCCCTCGTCCCCTTCGGAGGCGGCACGAGCGTCGTGGGGGGTGTGGAGCCCCTCGCCGACGGCACGTACGCCGCCTCCCTGACCCTCGACCTGCGGCGCATGCACCGGGTCAAGGCGATCGACGAGCATTCCGGACTGGTCGTCGCCGAGCCCGGGATCCGAGGACCGCTTCTCGAGGAGGCCCTCGCGGCGAAGTCGCTCACCCTGGGCCACTTCCCGCAGTCCTGGGAGTTCTCGACCCTGGGCGGTTGGATCGCCACGCGGGCCGCGGGAGGCATGTCAAACCGGTACGGCCGGATCGACGACCTCGTCGTGGGTCTGCGGCTCGTGGCTCCGGCGCGGACTCTCGAAGTCCGGCCGCTCCCCGGACAGGACCACGGGCCCGATCTCAAGGAGCTCATCCTCGGATCGGAGGGAATCCTCGGCGTGATCACGGAGGCCACGGTCCGTGCGCACCCGCTGCCGGCGGCCCGGGAGTTCGCCTCCCGGCTCTTCCACACGTTCGAGGAAGGCATGGCGGCCCTCCGGGCCATGGCCCGCGAGGACGCGCTGCCCGACATGACGTACCTGAGCGACGAAGAGGAGACCCGGTTCCTGGCGGCGGAGGCGGGCGTCGGGCCGACCGGAGGCGGCGGAGCCGCGGGGCTCGGGCTCAAGATCCTTTCTGCGCGCGGGTACCAGATCGATCAGGGCAGCTTGCTCCTCATGGCGTTCGAGGGATCTGCGGAGCGGGTCGCGCACCGTCAGCAGCGCGCGCTGCGTCTCGCGCAGCCTGCGGCAAGCCTGGGCGCGGGACCCGCGAAGCGCTGGTATGCGGAGCGGTTCGAGACGCCCTACCTGAGGGATTCCCTGTTGGACCACGGCATCCTGGTCGACACCGTGGAGACCGCCGCCTCGTGGTCGAACCTCATGGGCGTCTACCAGGCGGGGGGCAAGGCGCTCCAGACGGCGATCTGGGAGCATGCGGGTGCAGGTCTCGTGCTCTGCCATATCTCCCACGTCTATCCGGACGGAGCCTCGCTGTACTTCACGTTCTTCGGCACCGCGCGGCAGGGGCAGGAGGTGGCTCAGTGGGAGGCGATCAAGGACGCGGTCACGGTCGCCTTCGTGGAGGCCGGCGGCGCATTGAGCCACCACCACGGGATCGGTGCGGACTACGCGCCGTACCTCGGGCGGGTTGTGGGGGAGGACGGACTCCTCGTCCTGCGCGCCCTGAAGCGGGAGCTCGACCCCGAGGGAATCATGAATCCCGGGAAGCTCGTGGGAGCCCGATGA
- a CDS encoding glycerol-3-phosphate dehydrogenase/oxidase, whose protein sequence is MSADFSARRRAANLERMGSEPFDLLVIGGGIVGAGIARDAALRGLKTTLVERGDFASGTSGKTSRLVHGGLRYLKNFKVGLVRQAVRERDLLLERAPSLVTPLAFTIPAYAGRGMGRTTLRFGLWVYDFLSRDKVLPRRRWLSTEAVKEREPRLGEAGLHGGGLYHDALPNDARLVLSVVRDAADRGAVVANYAEVTGLLHAGGQVSGARIRDREMQREFDTHAAVVVNATGVWVDRLRSPPEAGAALRPTKGIHVFLPRSKVGNREAVVLSAKRDGRMLFVLPWGRLTLVGTTDTDFRGDLDRVVPDADDVEYLLESVNEAFPDARVGVPDVVSAYAGLRPLILEGATATEESDISREHEIFRDPDGLVSVAGGKLTTHRAMAREVVDLVCRTLGRSSACTTSDASLGPRPGGTEELRGQGIDETFASFLASRHPIDDVRPWLGKPSTEGRIVPDLPYLWIEVSIAAENEMAMTLADVMVRRLGLFYESLDQGASVAAAVAERLGTHLGWDEARKERELEGYRDLIAESRRYREGHGR, encoded by the coding sequence ATGAGCGCGGACTTCTCGGCCCGACGCCGCGCGGCGAACCTGGAGCGCATGGGGTCCGAACCGTTCGACCTCCTGGTCATCGGCGGGGGCATTGTCGGCGCGGGAATCGCCCGCGACGCCGCCTTGCGCGGTCTCAAGACGACCTTGGTCGAGCGCGGCGATTTCGCCTCGGGCACAAGCGGCAAAACCTCACGCCTCGTCCACGGCGGCCTGCGGTATCTGAAGAACTTCAAGGTCGGCCTCGTGCGGCAGGCCGTGCGGGAGCGCGATCTCCTGCTCGAACGGGCGCCCTCGCTCGTGACGCCGCTCGCCTTCACGATCCCCGCCTACGCGGGCCGAGGCATGGGCCGGACCACGCTCCGGTTTGGCCTCTGGGTCTACGATTTCCTGTCGCGGGACAAAGTCCTCCCGCGGCGGCGGTGGCTTTCCACGGAGGCAGTGAAGGAACGCGAGCCGCGGCTCGGAGAAGCGGGGCTCCACGGGGGCGGCCTCTATCACGACGCACTGCCCAACGATGCGCGACTCGTGCTCTCCGTGGTCCGGGACGCCGCGGACCGCGGTGCCGTTGTAGCGAACTACGCCGAGGTGACGGGACTGCTGCACGCCGGTGGTCAGGTGTCGGGCGCGCGAATCCGCGACCGGGAGATGCAGCGCGAGTTCGACACCCATGCCGCCGTCGTGGTGAACGCGACAGGAGTGTGGGTTGACCGCCTTCGGTCCCCGCCTGAAGCGGGCGCGGCCCTCCGACCCACCAAGGGCATCCACGTGTTCCTGCCCCGGAGCAAGGTCGGAAACCGCGAGGCCGTCGTGCTCAGCGCGAAGCGGGACGGCCGCATGCTGTTCGTCCTTCCCTGGGGCCGCCTGACCCTGGTCGGTACCACGGACACGGATTTCCGAGGTGACCTCGACCGCGTCGTTCCGGACGCGGACGACGTCGAGTACCTCTTGGAGTCCGTGAACGAGGCGTTCCCCGACGCCCGCGTCGGCGTCCCGGACGTCGTCAGCGCGTACGCGGGGCTCCGTCCCCTCATCCTCGAGGGAGCGACGGCAACGGAGGAATCGGACATCTCCCGCGAGCACGAGATCTTCCGCGATCCCGACGGCCTGGTCTCCGTCGCCGGCGGCAAACTCACGACGCACCGGGCCATGGCCCGGGAGGTCGTGGATCTGGTGTGCCGGACGCTTGGCCGGTCCTCGGCCTGCACGACCTCGGACGCCTCCCTGGGACCGCGGCCCGGAGGCACGGAAGAGCTGCGAGGCCAGGGGATCGACGAGACGTTCGCGTCCTTCCTCGCGTCGCGCCATCCCATCGACGACGTTCGACCGTGGCTCGGCAAGCCCTCCACGGAAGGCCGCATCGTTCCCGACCTCCCGTACCTGTGGATCGAGGTGAGCATCGCGGCGGAGAACGAGATGGCGATGACCCTCGCGGACGTCATGGTCCGCCGGCTCGGCCTGTTCTACGAGTCCCTCGACCAGGGAGCTTCCGTCGCCGCCGCGGTGGCGGAGCGGCTGGGCACTCACCTGGGATGGGACGAGGCCCGGAAGGAGCGCGAGCTCGAGGGGTATCGCGACCTCATTGCGGAAAGTCGGCGGTACCGGGAGGGCCATGGTCGCTGA
- a CDS encoding diacylglycerol kinase family protein yields the protein MVAETVFIVNPVSGNGRTAKHWRSYDRVFRQHLGRTYEVRMTQGPWHAAELAKEAVVNGATTVVSVGGDGTLNEVTNGFLDGTGRPWNPDARLAVLSVGTGSDFIKTLGETRSPEDLVARLKEGRTRTIDAGLCEYSEAGAPRSRYFINIAEVGSGGAVVDRVNRTTKILGGRLSFLLAILRTLPNYRNTRMGYEADAGPRTEAVVNDLVVANGRFFGGGLQPAPKADLEDGLLDVVLIGDIDFKTTRKNLGLLREGTHLDLPYITWFRAKELVVHTADEMIDLDGESVGRHALRFQVLPRAVRLVD from the coding sequence ATGGTCGCTGAGACCGTCTTCATCGTGAACCCGGTCTCGGGGAACGGGAGGACGGCGAAGCACTGGCGCTCCTACGACCGGGTCTTCCGTCAGCATCTCGGGCGGACATACGAGGTCCGGATGACCCAGGGGCCCTGGCACGCCGCAGAACTGGCGAAGGAGGCGGTCGTCAACGGCGCGACCACGGTTGTGAGCGTGGGCGGCGACGGGACGCTGAACGAGGTGACCAACGGATTCCTGGACGGCACGGGCCGCCCGTGGAACCCCGACGCCCGACTCGCGGTCCTCTCCGTGGGGACGGGATCCGACTTCATCAAGACCCTGGGCGAGACGCGGAGCCCGGAGGACCTCGTCGCGCGCCTCAAGGAGGGACGCACGCGGACGATTGACGCAGGGCTTTGCGAGTACTCGGAGGCGGGGGCGCCGCGGTCCCGGTACTTCATCAACATCGCGGAGGTGGGCTCCGGGGGCGCCGTGGTGGACCGGGTGAACCGGACCACGAAGATCCTCGGCGGCCGACTGAGCTTCCTCCTCGCAATCCTCCGCACGCTGCCGAACTACCGGAACACCCGGATGGGGTACGAGGCGGACGCGGGACCGCGGACCGAGGCGGTCGTCAACGACTTGGTCGTCGCGAACGGCCGGTTCTTCGGCGGTGGGCTGCAGCCGGCGCCCAAGGCCGACCTCGAGGATGGCCTGTTGGACGTCGTCCTCATCGGGGATATCGACTTCAAGACCACGCGCAAGAACCTCGGGCTCCTCCGGGAAGGGACACATCTCGACCTGCCGTACATCACCTGGTTCCGCGCGAAGGAGCTCGTCGTCCACACCGCGGACGAGATGATCGACCTGGACGGGGAGTCCGTGGGCCGCCACGCGCTGCGATTCCAGGTCCTTCCGCGCGCCGTCCGCCTCGTCGACTGA
- the lysS gene encoding lysine--tRNA ligase has product MRAIRLTHWYDELLLDAKAYVGEKKDLVINGGLSVSGLQHVGRLRGEITLAQLLTRSFRDEGRKATESLVLYTQDEWKSKEGQLAQFPDDEGKAYIGRRLIDVPDPKGCHKNWVEHYWVDFGGVLDRFTPDIRIVTTTDAYKNPAMQAVVHDLVSRPEQVRAIVNKYRERHPYPAGWLPFEAFCEHCGKIGARTVALKGMIAEYDCPKCGSRGKSSIEKGKLNWRLEWAALWKVYKVDIEPFGKDHATPGGSRDSCKEVCETLLKTRAPMGIPYEWVGQADHGKDLGDMGSSDFIGFSPRAWLEIGDPEVIRYVYAFNPIQRRIVLDLSRVDGMHDTYDRAEQLCYTDEREGDEDDQARSYELAQLQPIPKEEPFRLSYRHASFLGQIGPEEDRLEWCLGRMRDTGLLDRELTDWERARVARRIEQSRSWVEKYMPENKVVLLEALTPEVERALDDRDRAALRAYLERAVKAPWTEEAIKDSMVSLTKVGKLTVDTTRFFRDLYLVLLGKERGPRAAPFLAVLEKDWVLKRLREATQ; this is encoded by the coding sequence ACCCGGAGCTTCCGCGACGAAGGCCGCAAGGCCACCGAGAGCCTCGTCCTGTACACGCAGGACGAGTGGAAGTCCAAGGAGGGCCAGCTGGCCCAGTTCCCCGACGACGAGGGGAAGGCGTACATCGGCCGGCGTTTGATCGACGTGCCGGACCCGAAGGGCTGCCACAAGAACTGGGTTGAGCACTACTGGGTCGACTTCGGCGGCGTCCTCGACCGCTTCACGCCGGACATCCGCATCGTGACCACGACGGACGCGTACAAGAACCCCGCCATGCAGGCGGTCGTGCACGACCTCGTCTCCCGGCCCGAGCAGGTCCGGGCGATCGTGAACAAGTACCGCGAACGCCACCCGTATCCGGCGGGCTGGCTCCCGTTCGAGGCCTTCTGCGAGCACTGCGGGAAGATCGGCGCGCGGACCGTGGCGCTCAAGGGGATGATCGCGGAGTACGACTGCCCCAAGTGCGGGAGCAGAGGCAAGTCCTCCATCGAGAAGGGCAAGCTGAACTGGCGGCTCGAGTGGGCCGCGCTCTGGAAGGTGTACAAGGTGGACATCGAGCCCTTCGGGAAGGACCACGCGACGCCCGGGGGATCCCGGGACTCCTGCAAGGAGGTGTGCGAGACCCTCTTGAAGACCCGCGCTCCCATGGGGATCCCGTACGAGTGGGTAGGGCAGGCGGACCACGGGAAGGATCTCGGCGACATGGGGTCCTCGGACTTCATCGGCTTCTCGCCGCGGGCGTGGCTCGAGATTGGCGACCCCGAGGTGATCCGGTACGTGTACGCGTTCAACCCGATCCAGCGGAGGATCGTCCTGGACCTGTCCCGCGTGGACGGGATGCACGACACGTACGACCGTGCGGAACAGCTGTGCTACACGGACGAGCGGGAGGGCGACGAGGACGATCAGGCGCGCTCCTACGAGCTCGCCCAGCTCCAACCCATCCCGAAGGAGGAGCCGTTCCGGCTTTCGTACCGCCACGCCTCCTTCCTGGGCCAGATCGGCCCCGAGGAGGACCGCCTCGAGTGGTGCCTGGGGCGGATGCGGGACACGGGGCTGCTCGACCGGGAACTCACGGACTGGGAGCGGGCGCGGGTTGCGCGCCGCATCGAGCAGTCCCGGTCCTGGGTCGAGAAGTACATGCCCGAGAACAAGGTCGTCCTCCTCGAGGCGCTCACGCCCGAGGTCGAGCGTGCGCTCGACGATCGGGATCGCGCCGCACTCCGAGCATACCTCGAGCGGGCCGTGAAGGCCCCATGGACCGAGGAGGCGATCAAGGACTCCATGGTCTCCCTGACCAAGGTGGGGAAACTGACCGTGGACACCACCCGGTTCTTCCGTGATCTGTATCTCGTGCTCCTGGGAAAGGAACGCGGACCCCGTGCCGCGCCGTTCCTTGCGGTCCTCGAGAAGGACTGGGTTCTCAAGCGTCTGCGCGAGGCGACCCAGTAG